From a region of the Odontesthes bonariensis isolate fOdoBon6 chromosome 4, fOdoBon6.hap1, whole genome shotgun sequence genome:
- the LOC142378419 gene encoding uncharacterized protein LOC142378419 isoform X1, which translates to MAETVRSLFECRDPHSDGESVKSTPLTRGRGCGRKRKGTPVKVFVTHTEEESVLEHSFSPGARKDAGENKQPTLDGPFYSTESAPLNCGASEQTQDKMSIGFMASSCSASTPVPTPAASSALTLTPLPAPAPTTTASAQALSLPPAPTAPAAPAASAPAPTASSFPPSPNCRIREVHCGSQVRLVVIAIRDITKGEEITVDYSLTEWGENLGFRATVSQAQQECSSDTENNNSVKKEDEPLSLTGQQQRHQQQQQEYVTPSWSLSPSSSPISHSDASDSAAGDEDNCSPCGRALRQKKKRRSTPSKKKTPHRTPPGRPSLVSPSSAPHLSRPLASSHSPAQSSPCSSSTPPSSSSKLVFKHPAPLGSDSTGNVTTNAQKGPVSTESIRQTCEHCGRHFRSLGRHLDKHHAHQPDVCSALVERYTQTPRLHAQSTNPAAAVTHSEQHSKFSQTSGQSRCTDPAQSGVQDLSMSPPTLTAASQSPASSGRNSTPPVLTPPRGQNAVPVSVLKRSPPPPLAVTQSRKGAIRGIKRDKQLEEEEDEDEDVEVVAVKRPKNEDVELVCPQSFSIKSAKEIEPPKEEDDVNEEEEEENRVMEVEDESGTEEKEKELLSSSGRHHMLPLLSSLSSLVLYLRRLQHSAFLSLSRQLQSAEAWRLLCHSSLALLILYNRRRECEVSKLSIAEYRARVTPQCPVPVPLGAPPALTPLEASLSPFERLVLPHLPRVGVQGKRGRIQPLILPPHCEPCLELLLQTRLDVGVDPANPYVFARPYHSPATPLRGTDLLRSLARSSGTRNPRALTQTRVRRQVAILTQLLLLGEGEEPGQPGQPGSSAVERLEHFLEREYHVTQNCAGIGQDPGLMGRVGRVVLCGERDGVLFRGMSLNHICLELDVMSGNSADSYSEGESEGEHVKEKLPTPAPAVNPPPTLLYVRKGKNNGRVGRPKKLKNIQPPPPPPPPPPTPPPAKSRRGSGKRGVLKRPWSEAERAAVEEHLTQNINELRVPAKADCERCLQQCPLLVSNHRDWRAIKFYCHNRIQLLKKNQRRESELQSPLTVC; encoded by the exons gcgTGGCTgtggaaggaaaagaaaagggacaCCTGTGAAAGTATTTGTCACACACACCGAGGAGGAGAGCGTGCTCGAACATAGCTTCAGCCCAG GTGCTCGGAAAGACGCTGGAGAGAATAAACAGCCCACACTGGACGGGCCTTTCTACAGCACTGAGTCCGCTCCTCTAAACTG TGGTGCATCGGAGCAGACTCAAGACAAAATGTCTATTGGATTTATGGCCAGCTCTTGCTCAGCCTCCACACCAGTTCCAACTCCAGCTGCCTCCTCTGCCCTGACCCTGACACCCTTACCTGCTCCTGCCCCGACCACCACAGCTTCAGCTCAGGCACTTTCTCTACCTCCTGCACCCACTGCTCCAGCTGCTCCAGCCGCCTCTGCTCCTGCTCCAACTGCCAGCTCCTTCCCCCCCTCACCTAACTGCCGTATCCGAGAGGTGCACTGTGGCAGCCAGGTCCGATTGGTTGTTATTGCCATCCGGGATATCACAAAGGGGGAGGAAATCACCGTTGACTACAGCCTGACAGAGTGGGGGGAGAATTTG GGTTTCCGGGCCACTGTGTCTCAAGCGCAGCAAGAGTGTAGCTCTGACACTGAGAATAACAACAGCGTCAAAAAG GAGGATGAGCCTCTCTCTCTGACAGGTCAGCAGCAGCGGcatcaacaacagcagcaggaaTACGTCACCCCCTCTTGGTCCCTTTCCCCATCCTCCTCACCCATCTCCCACTCTGATGCTAGTGATTCAGCCGCTGGAGATGAGGACAACTGTAGCCCGTGTGGGCGTGCACTTCGCCAAAAAAAGAAACGTCGTAGCACCCCTTCAAAGAAAAAGACCCCCCATCGGACCCCACCCGGACGCCCCTCATTAGTGTCCCCCTCCAGCGCTCCCCATCTCAGCCGTCCACTTGCTTCATCCCACTCTCCGGCGCAGTCCTCTCCCTGCTCGTCGTCCACGCCCCCTTCCTCTTCCTCTAAGCTTGTCTTCAAACACCCTGCTCCACTGGGTTCTGACAGCACAGGAAACGTCACCACAAACGCTCAGAAAGGGCCAGTTTCCACTGAGTCCATACGCCAAACCTGTGAACACTGTGGACGCCACTTTCGCTCCTTGGGCCGCCACTTAGATAAACACCACGCCCACCAGCCCGACGTGTGTTCCGCCCTCGTCGAGCGCTACACGCAGACACCCCGTCTGCATGCACAGAGCACAAACCCTGCTGCAGCCGTCACTCACTCCGAGCAACACTCTAAGTTTTCCCAAACAAGCGGTCAGAGCCGCTGCACAGATCCTGCACAGAGTGGTGTCCAGGACCTGTCGATGTCTCCGCCCACTCTCACTGCAGCCAGCCAGTCTCCTGCCTCCTCTGGAAGGAACTCCACCCCCCCCGTGCTGACTCCTCCCAGAGGACAGAACGCTGTGCCGGTGTCTGTCTTAAAGAGGAGCCCACCGCCACCTCTGGCTGTGACCCAATCCAGGAAGGGAGCAATCAGGGGAATAAAGAGAGATAAACAgttggaggaagaggaggatgaagacGAAGATGTGGAGGTTGTGGCAGTGAAGAGGCCCAAAAATGAGGACGTCGAGCTTGTGTGCCCTCAGTCCTTTAGCATCAAATCAGCCAAAGAGATAGAGCCACCAAAAGAAGAGGACGATGTCaacgaggaagaagaggaggagaataGAGTGATGGAGGTAGAAGATGAAAGTGGGacagaggaaaaggaaaaagagctgCTCAG TAGTTCGGGGCGACACCACATGCTGCCTCTCCTCTCATCCCTCTCCTCTTTGGTTCTGTACCTCCGTCGGCTCCAGCACTCTGCCTTCTTGTCCCTGTCCCggcagctgcagtctgcagaggCCTGGCGGCTTCTCTGCCACTCCAGCCTAGCACTGCTCATCCTGTATAATCGACGACGTGAGTGTGAGGTCTCCAAGCTGTCCATCGCTGAATATCGTGCTCGTGTGACTCCTCAGTGCCCTGTTCCTGTCCCACTTGGTGCTCCTCCAGCTCTCACGCCATTGGAGGCTTCTCTCTCCCCCTTTGAGCGGCTGGTGCTTCCTCACCTACCTAGAGTTGGAGTGCAGGGTAAGCGTGGACGCATCCAGCCTCTCATCCTTCCCCCGCACTGCGAGCCCTGCCTGGAGCTTCTCCTGCAGACGCGGCTGGATGTCGGGGTGGACCCCGCAAACCCGTATGTGTTTGCCCGGCCCTACCACTCTCCTGCCACACCACTGCGTGGTACCGACCTCCTTCGCAGCCTGGCTCGTTCCAGTGGGACCCGCAATCCCCGTGCCCTGACCCAGACCAGGGTTCGCCGTCAGGTAGCAATCCTAACCCAGCTACTGCTGCTAGGAGAAGGAGAGGAGCCCGGACAGCCCGGACAGCCAGGAAGCAGCGCCGTGGAGAGGTTGGAGCACTTCCTCGAGAGAGAGTACCATGTGACACAGAATTGTGCTGGAATTGGCCAAGACCCGGGCCTGATGGGCAGAGTGGGCCGAGTCGTGCTGTGTGGAGAGAGAGATGGGGTGCTGTTCAGAGGCATGAGCCTGAACCACATCTGTCTGGAGCTGGATG TTATGTCGGGTAACTCTGCAGACTCGTACTCAGAGGGAGAGTCTGAAGGGGAGCATGTGAAGGAAAAGCTCCCCACTCCAGCTCCTGCTGTAAACCCTCCACCTACCCTGCTGTATGTCAGGAAGGGCAAGAACAACGGCCGAGTGGGACGACCCAAGAAGCTCAAGAACATCCAGCCTccacctccccctcctccccctccaccAACACCCCCACCTGCAAAAAGCCGGAGAGGCTCAG GAAAGCGAGGCGTCCTGAAGCGCCCCTGGTCAGAGGCAGAGCGCGCCGCAGTCGAGGAGCACCTGACCCAGAACATCAATGAGCTTCGAGTCCCCGCCAAGGCTGACTGTGAGCGCTGCCTGCAGCagtgccccctgctggtcagcAACCATCGCGACTGGCGTGCTATCAAATTCTACTGCCACAATCGCATTCAGCTGCTGAAGAAAAATCAGCGACGTGAAAGTGAGCTCCAGAGCCCCCTCACTGTCTGTTGA
- the LOC142378419 gene encoding uncharacterized protein LOC142378419 isoform X2, whose amino-acid sequence MAETVRSLFECRDPHSDGESVKSTPLTRGRGCGRKRKGTPVKVFVTHTEEESVLEHSFSPGARKDAGENKQPTLDGPFYSTESAPLNCGASEQTQDKMSIGFMASSCSASTPVPTPAASSALTLTPLPAPAPTTTASAQALSLPPAPTAPAAPAASAPAPTASSFPPSPNCRIREVHCGSQVRLVVIAIRDITKGEEITVDYSLTEWGENLGFRATVSQAQQECSSDTENNNSVKKEDEPLSLTGQQQRHQQQQQEYVTPSWSLSPSSSPISHSDASDSAAGDEDNCSPCGRALRQKKKRRSTPSKKKTPHRTPPGRPSLVSPSSAPHLSRPLASSHSPAQSSPCSSSTPPSSSSKLVFKHPAPLGSDSTGNVTTNAQKGPVSTESIRQTCEHCGRHFRSLGRHLDKHHAHQPDVCSALVERYTQTPRLHAQSTNPAAAVTHSEQHSKFSQTSGQSRCTDPAQSGVQDLSMSPPTLTAASQSPASSGRNSTPPVLTPPRGQNAVPVSVLKRSPPPPLAVTQSRKGAIRGIKRDKQLEEEEDEDEDVEVVAVKRPKNEDVELVCPQSFSIKSAKEIEPPKEEDDVNEEEEEENRVMEVEDESGTEEKEKELLSSGRHHMLPLLSSLSSLVLYLRRLQHSAFLSLSRQLQSAEAWRLLCHSSLALLILYNRRRECEVSKLSIAEYRARVTPQCPVPVPLGAPPALTPLEASLSPFERLVLPHLPRVGVQGKRGRIQPLILPPHCEPCLELLLQTRLDVGVDPANPYVFARPYHSPATPLRGTDLLRSLARSSGTRNPRALTQTRVRRQVAILTQLLLLGEGEEPGQPGQPGSSAVERLEHFLEREYHVTQNCAGIGQDPGLMGRVGRVVLCGERDGVLFRGMSLNHICLELDVMSGNSADSYSEGESEGEHVKEKLPTPAPAVNPPPTLLYVRKGKNNGRVGRPKKLKNIQPPPPPPPPPPTPPPAKSRRGSGKRGVLKRPWSEAERAAVEEHLTQNINELRVPAKADCERCLQQCPLLVSNHRDWRAIKFYCHNRIQLLKKNQRRESELQSPLTVC is encoded by the exons gcgTGGCTgtggaaggaaaagaaaagggacaCCTGTGAAAGTATTTGTCACACACACCGAGGAGGAGAGCGTGCTCGAACATAGCTTCAGCCCAG GTGCTCGGAAAGACGCTGGAGAGAATAAACAGCCCACACTGGACGGGCCTTTCTACAGCACTGAGTCCGCTCCTCTAAACTG TGGTGCATCGGAGCAGACTCAAGACAAAATGTCTATTGGATTTATGGCCAGCTCTTGCTCAGCCTCCACACCAGTTCCAACTCCAGCTGCCTCCTCTGCCCTGACCCTGACACCCTTACCTGCTCCTGCCCCGACCACCACAGCTTCAGCTCAGGCACTTTCTCTACCTCCTGCACCCACTGCTCCAGCTGCTCCAGCCGCCTCTGCTCCTGCTCCAACTGCCAGCTCCTTCCCCCCCTCACCTAACTGCCGTATCCGAGAGGTGCACTGTGGCAGCCAGGTCCGATTGGTTGTTATTGCCATCCGGGATATCACAAAGGGGGAGGAAATCACCGTTGACTACAGCCTGACAGAGTGGGGGGAGAATTTG GGTTTCCGGGCCACTGTGTCTCAAGCGCAGCAAGAGTGTAGCTCTGACACTGAGAATAACAACAGCGTCAAAAAG GAGGATGAGCCTCTCTCTCTGACAGGTCAGCAGCAGCGGcatcaacaacagcagcaggaaTACGTCACCCCCTCTTGGTCCCTTTCCCCATCCTCCTCACCCATCTCCCACTCTGATGCTAGTGATTCAGCCGCTGGAGATGAGGACAACTGTAGCCCGTGTGGGCGTGCACTTCGCCAAAAAAAGAAACGTCGTAGCACCCCTTCAAAGAAAAAGACCCCCCATCGGACCCCACCCGGACGCCCCTCATTAGTGTCCCCCTCCAGCGCTCCCCATCTCAGCCGTCCACTTGCTTCATCCCACTCTCCGGCGCAGTCCTCTCCCTGCTCGTCGTCCACGCCCCCTTCCTCTTCCTCTAAGCTTGTCTTCAAACACCCTGCTCCACTGGGTTCTGACAGCACAGGAAACGTCACCACAAACGCTCAGAAAGGGCCAGTTTCCACTGAGTCCATACGCCAAACCTGTGAACACTGTGGACGCCACTTTCGCTCCTTGGGCCGCCACTTAGATAAACACCACGCCCACCAGCCCGACGTGTGTTCCGCCCTCGTCGAGCGCTACACGCAGACACCCCGTCTGCATGCACAGAGCACAAACCCTGCTGCAGCCGTCACTCACTCCGAGCAACACTCTAAGTTTTCCCAAACAAGCGGTCAGAGCCGCTGCACAGATCCTGCACAGAGTGGTGTCCAGGACCTGTCGATGTCTCCGCCCACTCTCACTGCAGCCAGCCAGTCTCCTGCCTCCTCTGGAAGGAACTCCACCCCCCCCGTGCTGACTCCTCCCAGAGGACAGAACGCTGTGCCGGTGTCTGTCTTAAAGAGGAGCCCACCGCCACCTCTGGCTGTGACCCAATCCAGGAAGGGAGCAATCAGGGGAATAAAGAGAGATAAACAgttggaggaagaggaggatgaagacGAAGATGTGGAGGTTGTGGCAGTGAAGAGGCCCAAAAATGAGGACGTCGAGCTTGTGTGCCCTCAGTCCTTTAGCATCAAATCAGCCAAAGAGATAGAGCCACCAAAAGAAGAGGACGATGTCaacgaggaagaagaggaggagaataGAGTGATGGAGGTAGAAGATGAAAGTGGGacagaggaaaaggaaaaagagctgCTCAG TTCGGGGCGACACCACATGCTGCCTCTCCTCTCATCCCTCTCCTCTTTGGTTCTGTACCTCCGTCGGCTCCAGCACTCTGCCTTCTTGTCCCTGTCCCggcagctgcagtctgcagaggCCTGGCGGCTTCTCTGCCACTCCAGCCTAGCACTGCTCATCCTGTATAATCGACGACGTGAGTGTGAGGTCTCCAAGCTGTCCATCGCTGAATATCGTGCTCGTGTGACTCCTCAGTGCCCTGTTCCTGTCCCACTTGGTGCTCCTCCAGCTCTCACGCCATTGGAGGCTTCTCTCTCCCCCTTTGAGCGGCTGGTGCTTCCTCACCTACCTAGAGTTGGAGTGCAGGGTAAGCGTGGACGCATCCAGCCTCTCATCCTTCCCCCGCACTGCGAGCCCTGCCTGGAGCTTCTCCTGCAGACGCGGCTGGATGTCGGGGTGGACCCCGCAAACCCGTATGTGTTTGCCCGGCCCTACCACTCTCCTGCCACACCACTGCGTGGTACCGACCTCCTTCGCAGCCTGGCTCGTTCCAGTGGGACCCGCAATCCCCGTGCCCTGACCCAGACCAGGGTTCGCCGTCAGGTAGCAATCCTAACCCAGCTACTGCTGCTAGGAGAAGGAGAGGAGCCCGGACAGCCCGGACAGCCAGGAAGCAGCGCCGTGGAGAGGTTGGAGCACTTCCTCGAGAGAGAGTACCATGTGACACAGAATTGTGCTGGAATTGGCCAAGACCCGGGCCTGATGGGCAGAGTGGGCCGAGTCGTGCTGTGTGGAGAGAGAGATGGGGTGCTGTTCAGAGGCATGAGCCTGAACCACATCTGTCTGGAGCTGGATG TTATGTCGGGTAACTCTGCAGACTCGTACTCAGAGGGAGAGTCTGAAGGGGAGCATGTGAAGGAAAAGCTCCCCACTCCAGCTCCTGCTGTAAACCCTCCACCTACCCTGCTGTATGTCAGGAAGGGCAAGAACAACGGCCGAGTGGGACGACCCAAGAAGCTCAAGAACATCCAGCCTccacctccccctcctccccctccaccAACACCCCCACCTGCAAAAAGCCGGAGAGGCTCAG GAAAGCGAGGCGTCCTGAAGCGCCCCTGGTCAGAGGCAGAGCGCGCCGCAGTCGAGGAGCACCTGACCCAGAACATCAATGAGCTTCGAGTCCCCGCCAAGGCTGACTGTGAGCGCTGCCTGCAGCagtgccccctgctggtcagcAACCATCGCGACTGGCGTGCTATCAAATTCTACTGCCACAATCGCATTCAGCTGCTGAAGAAAAATCAGCGACGTGAAAGTGAGCTCCAGAGCCCCCTCACTGTCTGTTGA